TTTATTTCATATGAGAAGCCAAAATCATTCCTGTGTCTCTAGGATCCAGCCCTGGCCCCTTATTGAGATAGATGCAATTGCAGGACCTCAAGTAAAGAACCATTTCATGTACTTTTAATGTAAGAAATTAAATTGAGTAACCCATATATGCATGAATATGTTAGTGAAAATGAACCTGTGTTTATGATTATACAAAAGCAGTAATGGAGGGGATAGATTTTGAAAtagaattcaaattattttaccattttattccatgtggaactcattttgttttcccatttctaAAATAGAGGTGTTATCACTCAAGTTCATagatttattatataaaatgatcaaatctacctaataaaatgtttactatatgaatgtaatttatataaactaaaagaataagGCAGATTTCTAATGAATTAtgaatcatgatttttaaattgtcaaaagaaaagaaattttggatTTGTTGAGACCTTATCAGGCAACATCTACTGTGTCAgatgtttatatatttgttttatcaaGTGATCTTTAGAAAAGATCTGTGGGGAAGGCATTATTACTTCCAAACTATAGAGGAGAAAAACAAGGAGTAGACAAGTTTATTCATCTCCAAACAGCTAGTAAGGGTTTCAAAATGTTGGTGGAGACTTGAAGTCAGataatgaaaatagtttttacattttctacaCAGCAGCAAAATGTCAGTCATTCTTCTAAGCACTCTGCATATATTAATTGAATCTTTCCATAATACTATACACTAAATATACTTAATAGTTCCATTTTACAGTAATAAGTCATAGCTACAGAGATGATAAAAAACTTTCATAAAGTTACATACCTGGAAGTCATTGAACTAGAATTGAACACCAGTCCTTATCTCCCTACTACAACACTGCATTATATTGTTTGGGGACTGAATGATATGAAATCCATGACATGCCATTTGCATTAGGCTACAGTTTGGAAACCCCTCAATATATGCTCTTGATTATAATCTTTCTACCTACTTTGGGACATTGGTTCTTCAGTTAAGCCAGGATTTCTCATTGTTGGTACTCTTATATTAAGACTATATAGGTATTCAGTAGTATCCACCCATTTGCTTCTAGATACCAGTCACACTTTTCCCCAACttaaaccaaaaatgtctccagactttACCAAATGTCCATTTGGGGTGCAAAGTAACCACCATTTCAGAACCACCCAATTAAGCTATCTTTAGCTTGCATTTTTAGTCTACCTTTCATTTAACCTTTTTATCTACTAACAAGCTGCTCAGAACAACTCATCagagaaataagcaaaaaaaaaaaaattaagaatataaaaaattaaaaataaacctctcctAAACTCTTCTATCACCTTTTTTAGTTCTtaatttctcctccaaatttcttgaagaaatatctatatattttttccattactCAGACCTTTAACACACTCAACTATGACTTTCCTGACACAGTCAGGGAAATCACTTTATCAAACATCCTCAAAGACCTGGTAATAATAGCTGAGTTTATTATGCCTGCTTGTGAACTAGCTCCAGGTTTTCCTTTCAGAATGTTTAAAtcaccttccttcctccatgccTCTGCCCTCTCAAACTGTTTCCAATGCGATTATTCTggattttccactttattttcctttgctctctgcatttcttataaatataagaaatatttatctcCTGGCTCATGacacttttattcttcctttttctctctttccttgttcTTGTTCTTCCCTGGGCATTCCATTTACCTCTGTGGTGTCAATCATCACGTTCATGTGACAACCTCTAATTTTACAGTACCATTCCTCACTCCACTCCAGTATCTCAAACatgtttctgaaaattttgtgGATGTGAGTATTAAGAAGCCATTTCAGATCTCAGCTTGCCTCAATCCagtcctttgttttcctttatttttttctgaatcatgCCACTTTAAGGAAAAAGCCTTCCTTGATCTCCCACTTGTAACATTTCATCATTTCTTAAagtcaaaaaaatattaaatctaaaaTCCTTAGTGTGATGACAGCCAAGCATATATGCTATGTTTTCCCTATACTATAACCTATTCCCTAACCAAAATCAGACTATTCAATATTTACTAAGATATTGcttctatttattatttcttaaggaTCTGATCTCCTTCACATATGCCATCTTCTCCAAAGACTTCTCAAAAGTTTGAAAGttgaaatttctgttttctaacaTTGCTGTAGCACTTTGCTGACATGTAGGTTATATACTCTCCCAAgataagaggttttttttttttttttttttttttgtatatgtcaTTTCCCTACAACATGAAGAATTCCTTGAATTTCCGTGTTTCTTATGTGTTGTTCTCAGTATTTGGTGTAAAGATGTGCATGGAGTAAATACTCCATCAATGTGTCTCAGTATCAATTCAAATAGATTTTACCTCATCTCTGTCATTGATTCAAAATTTCTATGTTTTAATCTTCCTGTGCACAGAATTCTTCCCAGTTAATGTCAAACCACCTACATAAGTTCCATctttacatggaaaaaaattcatCCCTTTGATAATGCAAGGTCATACttaaatcattaaaaacaatGGAAGTAATTAACTAgccaataaaagaaatgaaatggtcTGTTTGAATTGAAGCATTGAGAAAGGCATTCGTTTGTTGTATTGGAAATAAACCATATTTGGGTTACCAAGTTACTAAAAAGTGATTGAAATGATGAGATACTTATTTAAAAGTACTGTCTAATCCACttttacatgtaaaataaattacTGATTGAAGCATACTATAACTGTAAACCTATTCCCTGATATTGGTATTTAACattcctattatttttaataatcttattCTACAAAGGGATATAAAGACTTGATTTGcatgctttttcatttctttaggtGAAGGGCAAAAGTGTCATAGTGAACTTTTCTAAGTACAATCATAGCTTTTCATAATCTCCCCAAGAATGCCTCACcatcttatttaatttctgaCAGATTCTCCCAAGTATGCTAAAACACAACCACATAAACATCTTCATTGTGACTtactttcttttacatttaatatacatttttctccCCTTTATGAATCCACTCTAAGGCACAAGGTAATAAACTTCAAATGCTATTGACTCATCTATTTATGATGTATATCTTTATAATGGATGTCTTACCTGTTATAATGCATATCAGAGATGCAAATTGAATTCTTCAATTTTTATAATGTGGTATTAATGTCTTCCAAGTAGCGGTATTTATAGGTGCCTCTTGCATTTTTCAAATTGGAAGGGTACATGGATTTAACTAAGTGACCACTTGAGGCTTTTGAGATTTAGCAATCAATAGCCAAGGTTCATCTTCCAATGGGAATTATTAATACCTTCCACTAGACTTTCCCATTGGAACAAAATAAATGGCACCCCACATTGTTGATAATCACAATGGGGACCATCAGAACATAGAAGAAAAAGGGAGGGTCATGCAGTTCTTGAGCAGCATGTGAATTATACACTTGAACCTGTCACTTCAGGAGAGATGTGTGGAAAAGTACGTTCTTTTGTCTACTTGAAGATGCTTTAACTTGGGAATGTAAAGACATATTGTGTCCTTGCCACCTTAATAAGTGATGATATGAAGGATGGGtaattaattagaatttaaaGTCAGGGTTTCTCAATTCTATCAATAACTTGGTTTACTTTGTATATgatgatttataatatttcaaagatgttaaaaataaataaattattaaataaattgtcTGCATACAATGTTCAAGTTTGGCaaatcttaatattttaagttttccagaATTAGCCCATAATCTAAGTTCAGTATTGAAAACtcctatgacttttttttaatagttttaccACATAGGACTTatctacaaatgaataaatgacctgtatttatttgtttgactTCATTTAAGTGGTAGTAGACTCTTTGCATCCCTTATAATTTACTGTTTTTCTACTGAGCAATTTGTTTCTGAGCAGTTTTTAATTGTGATACATACACctgtagttcattcattttaattcatttttccattgtttAAATACATTACTTACTTGTCCATTTTTGGTTAGTAGACATCTGAGTTGTTTTCACTTCTTGCTATCATAAACAACAAAACATGTGCATGATTGAATTTATTCTAAAGGTTCTTCTTGGGTATTAGTGAACTCTAATTTGTCTGAGAAATTTATTACACATTTAAgttttttctgtgaaatgtctgtttttaACATTGGTGGAATCTAGTCATAATCACCCAACCAACATATTCCCCTTCTTCATTCACAGAACTCCAGTTAACTTTGTTCAGGCAGAAGTATGCTAATGTGTAGAAAATAAACTGTAACTAAAGTAATTATGTAACCTCTTTCTCAAACTATATGTTCATTAGATTCAGGTTATTATGTTTCAACTGGTCTATAGACTTagcaattttttaactttattttttaattgagtagaatatttgtacttatttattgagtatggttttataatgttttacatgtatacaatgtataatcaTCAGATTGGGGAAATTAACAAttccattctttaaatattatcatttatgtGTTGACAACCTTTAAACTCTTCTCTTCTAGTTAGTGTGAAATGTATAATTTTCGTAGACTAGTCTTGCCCTACAATGCTATATAACCTTAGGACTACTTCCTCCTCTGTGTTTTGGCACACATTATTTACCCTTTTACTATTTCCCCTGCCCCTTCATGTTCTTATCCTCTAGTGACCTTTATTCTACTTCTGTATGTTTAGCAAACTTTTTTCTTGTTAACTTTTATTGAACTCTCTAATGATGACtgtagggtttttcttttttcttttaattctgcacTTTACACATGTCGAGTCTGTCATTAGGTTTATACAGACAGTCCTCAAGTTGTGATAGCTTGACTTAGGATTATGGACTTCGTCAAGATGTGAAAGTGATGCACATTCAGtagaaaatgtactttaaatttttttatctttttctggcTAATGCTATGTGGTACAGTACTCTGGACAGTGGCAGCCAGTCACAGCTCCCAGCCCGTCTTGAGATGGAGAAGGTACACACTGATACTCTACAGTGTGCTGTGCAGCTAAGCTACGAGGTTGGGCAGGTTAGGTGCATTGAATGTGCCTTGACTTCCAGCATTTTTGATTATGGTCAATTAATTGAGATGTAACCCCCTTGTATCTCAAGAAGCATCTGTACCACACACAAGTTTAGGAAGGTGATGTAATCCCAgaatcccagaaaaaaatttcttttaacaaTATAGACTCATCTCAATTATGTTTAATAATGTTTTCTGCATTAAATTGCCTTTTGATTGATATTAATAATCCTTATATGATCCCATCAACTTTTcttagtgttttatttctttttttttcaggatttttttttttcagttttcagttgCCATATTGCTCagtatttctctattttcttaccCTATAATTAGGGAGTTGTTCCTCATGGGTTAAAATCATAAAAGtttatcttcaaaattaaaagctGGTGAATTAAATACTTTGttaattatctctattttctatttagatTATTTTCACTATCTTATGATCTGTTTTTACAATGTTCCTTTTCCCCTTCATTCTTGCCTTCTATTAAGTGAATTGAGTGTtgatacattttgttttctatattggCTTGAAAATCATGTATAAATCTTGTATTCTATTCCTACTTAATGTTTTCCCCTCacaattttaacatatatatttgaCATTGTAAGTCAAAATTAATGGATATTTTTATCCTCCTCCTAAAAATGTAAGACCATATGACTCTCAATACAATCCCTCCCTTTGTAGCTAATGCAAAAGACTGTTTTGTGGAGTCTGACTTTAATGGATCTGagatcttatttttattatgctaGTCTTAGTATTATACTTTGCAAATACCTTCAAAGATATGAGCAATCAAGAGGCTTAGGCAAAGCAGGGAGAGAGATGGAACATCAGGAATGGATCCCTTGGTCTTTCCAACCACATCTGACAGGCCCATCCTCACCCAGAATAATAAATGAGCTCTGCAAAGTTAAGGTTTGAGGAACTAGCTGCTTAGCAGAAGAGTATCTGTTTTATGAAATGTCTCTATTTTCTTACCCTATAATTAGGGAGTTGTTCCTCATAAATCTATCATTTCTTAATTTACTTCCTATAATAAATAATTCAACAGAGGCATCCTTTTAAGAACATTTCCACTCTCCAGACATAGGGATTATCTTCCTAGCAAATCCTTTAGAGTCTAACAAGTGGTGTAGTTTGCagcatatttataaataagagCGAGTCATCCACTTGCTTTTGCCTGAGTGTCCCACATTAAAAGTGGTGAACAGAAATTAAGCCatctgctttaatttctttctcttcctaacTCACTTGATAATTTTTGTTCCATGCTATTTTGTCATATCATTATTATACTTGGTGTTGATCTAAGCCTATCCACATTACCAAAGTCCTTGCTCAGCATTCCTTTCCTGATAATGCCTTTTCCTCCCAAACTCCATTTCCTTGGTGAAATGAAGGTCTATAAGTAGTTAATCTTCAGTCATTTACTTGAAAATTCAGTAATGTTTCTCTCACCCTGAATGATGGTATAGCAATACAGGGAATTGATTTTTTCCCTCTATGCTACATAACAATATTGTTTCATTGTCTTGTGACTCCTATTGTTTCTATGGATAAGTCTCTGTTGATTGCTCTCATTCTTTAGTAACTTTCACCATTTTACACTTTCTGGTTGCTTtcatgccttttctttttatgtaatgTTATGCTCTTTCACTATTGTGAGTCTagatatgaatttattttacttatccgGCTCTAGATTATTCATGTTTCATAAATCTGGAAGTTAAAACTTCAGTGCTGAAAACAATCAGCCTTTTATCTTTTGAACATTGCTTCTTCCCATTCTCATCATCTCataatgtattttacttttgtgGAGACATTTAATTCCTCcttgatcttttattttctctttgttattttttcttttagatatcAGTAATGCTTTTATGTAAATACTTTGGGTCTATTTTCAAGATcactaataatttaataaattatgtttattatcTTGGTTAGCCCATTTACTAAGTTTTCAGAAACTACAatataaatttgagaaatttcaCTTCATGTTAGTtatgattttttggtttttaaactaAACTTTTAATCTGAGACAAACATAAATTTACATGAAGTTGTATAAAATAGTATAAAGAGATCATATGTTCATTTTATCTAATTTCACTTGATAGCAACGTCTTCTAAAACTGTAGTATAATATCACAACCAACCAGGATATTGGCATTGATAGTTGGACCAAGATATAGGGTATTTCCATCAACATAAAGATCCTAATATTTCCACTTTTTAGCCACTCTCACTTCCCTTCCAATCACTCCTTCTTTAACTCCTGGTAACTACTAAACATTCAAGAATgctatataaacataatttttctaattatttgaatttaatttgagGTGCATATTAGTCTATTCGTGCCACTCTAATAAAATGCCTCAGAATTGATAGTTTATACAGAAAGAATTTTATTGCTCACGTTATGGAGGCTAAGGTACCCTCAGATTCAGTTTCTGCTGAGAGCCCACTTCCTGGTTCATTAACAGCCATCTTTTCTCTGAaacctcacatggcagaagagaggAAGGACCTCTCTGGGGGCTCACTTATCAGCTCACTAATACCTTTCATGAGGTCCCAACCCTCAAAGTCTATTCACTTCCAGAAGGCCCACTTCCAAATTCTATTACATTGCAGAttagattttaatttctaattttgggGGAGACACTTTTCAGTTGATAGCAGTGTCCAACTCACTTCACTGGTATCCTTGACTCTTACTTTCCTAACAGGTGAAAAGAGAGCTAGACAATGAGCAATAAATAAGTATTGAATGTAAGTGTAAATATgtagctttcttttaaaaagtcagaacaaTAATCATCActcagagatatttttaaaatgtattctcaattttattttatttgctagaGTAGATCAGGGGGCAAGACCTGAAATATAgagaacaaatatatattaaacctGTTGGTGAAAACAATCTACCTATATGTGGAGAATTACTCATTTTTGTGTGTAGTCATTGAACTGAAATCACTGAGTGAAAATCTAAAGTTTAATTTAACATACTGATATAAAGAAACATTAATTTGGGGCTTGGGTTTTGCTATTTATAGCATAGTTAATGTAAATATGGGATATAATGCAAacctatttgatttctgaattcAAACAAAAGTCTGTGgcataatatattcatttttttggttgcAAAGTTTGGATAGTTTATAGTGAGAATATAGATTACAGAAAATaccattttaatatataaaacccctcaatttatttagttctttagttAGATAGAAATAGCTTAAGAGCAAGAGATCTAAGTGTGTGTGTTCCTAGAtatgcagagcacagagagatAAGGAAAGGATAGGATCTGTTATCAGAAGACATATTCTGCCATCTAAAACTGGTGAGAGCTGTACTgatattttactcatttaatatgatttataataCCTATCTCTAATCTATGATGCCAAACTGGAAAATAACtgcattttaattacttttcttttccttttctttctttcttttttccttttctttttttcatttttgcagtgctgagtgTCAAACCCATGGCTTCATGCATggctggcaagtgctctactactgatcCACACCTCCAGTCCCTTAATTActattttgaaactttaaaaatatgatttatatttacatacattatattacttacatatatacattacatatattttatatatgtaatatgctatatatcatgttaattattatatatattacatatcatattattttggtattttttgtgTTCATAGTTATCAAATTAatgagaagaaacacaaatttgataggcctctttatattttatgtgaaaaaattattgttaaaatcagttttattctaatcaaataaaaattcttttaaaagtcaaagatGGGGAATTCCAAGATGGTTATCCTAGATGGTTTGTTTACTATttacttttatgaaaaagaaaatatgtcctTTGCTATTTCAGTCATAATACAGATCTACAGAGGAAAGTATACTAACCTGGTCTTCACTATGTGGCATTATTTATCACAAGGGAGAGATGGGAGACAATCAAGAACTTATCCGTCGACTCCTTAGTTTTCTCATTGCTGATATCACCTCTTTGTTTCTTAAGGTGTAGATCAAGGGATTTAAGAGAGGGGtgaaaacagtataaaatattgAGAGAAGCTTATCCACTGGCAAGTCACTAAAAGGCCAGGCATAAATGAAGATGCAGGGACCAAAGAAGAGGGTCACCACGGTGATGTGGGCCGACAGGGTGGCCCGTGCCTTGGCCATGCCTGCTAAGGAATGACGACGCACAGTCACCAGGATGACTGTGTATGAGATCAGCAGGAGAAAAAAGGAGATCATGGCCATTAGACCACTGTCTGAAAGCATCAGTACCTGAAGAATATAAGTATCAGTGCAAGCAAGTTTGATTACCAGGGGAAGGTCACAGAAAAAACTATCTACCTTATTGGGACCACAGAATGGAAGGTTTACTGTGAAGACCAACTGACTTATAGAGTGCAGGACCCCAGTGAGCCAGGAGCCCACCACAAGGATGATGCACTTGTGTGTGTTCATGATGGCTGCATAGTGTAGAGGTCGGCATATGGCTACATATCTGTCGTATGCCATGGCCACAAGGAGCATCATTTCACCACCAGCAAAGACATGCAGAAAGAATATCTGGGCCATGCAGCCCTCAAAAGAAATGGTCTTGTGCTCCATGAGGAAGTCGAAAATCATTTTGGGGGTAGCAAAGGTGGACAGACACACATCGAGGAAGGAGAGGTTGCTGAGTAGGAAGTACATTGGGGTGTGCAGCACAGGATCAGAGATGACTGTGAGCAAAATGAAGAGGTTTCCCAGCACAATGGATAAATAGAAAAgtgtaaaaaatgcaaaatagaaaagTTGCAGCTCTCGAGAACCTGAAAGACTATTCAGTACAAACTCAGTCACTCCTGATTTATTGCCTTGATCcatgatttcaaatttcagagatcagagcagaaattttCCTGTAAcaggaaatggaaataataatattacaaataataatattacaggattatAAAAGTATATGAGAAAAGCCAAGCCTAGAGTCAAATTCCATTCAACATTCACTTCGGATCCTCATAAGCAAACAAGATATGTGCTGCATGTAATCATTTCCTGT
The Sciurus carolinensis chromosome 2, mSciCar1.2, whole genome shotgun sequence DNA segment above includes these coding regions:
- the LOC124977278 gene encoding olfactory receptor 4K15-like; translation: MDQGNKSGVTEFVLNSLSGSRELQLFYFAFFTLFYLSIVLGNLFILLTVISDPVLHTPMYFLLSNLSFLDVCLSTFATPKMIFDFLMEHKTISFEGCMAQIFFLHVFAGGEMMLLVAMAYDRYVAICRPLHYAAIMNTHKCIILVVGSWLTGVLHSISQLVFTVNLPFCGPNKVDSFFCDLPLVIKLACTDTYILQVLMLSDSGLMAMISFFLLLISYTVILVTVRRHSLAGMAKARATLSAHITVVTLFFGPCIFIYAWPFSDLPVDKLLSIFYTVFTPLLNPLIYTLRNKEVISAMRKLRSRRISS